In the genome of Cryptomeria japonica chromosome 8, Sugi_1.0, whole genome shotgun sequence, one region contains:
- the LOC131028880 gene encoding uncharacterized protein LOC131028880 isoform X1, with product MAETNVIEDDDRWFADLADQIALMMNMDDEEEEKQQTTSEPESLCGPYKMGSSIIDNTSQHGCHTPPRVLYNDSHAPGQRELVAGGIQTPTDLRIMHQILPIEVINLGIWNQQYCRYVDGNLIPIEIANRGMIVQRECLGTGVFIPRSFQNFKSKSQKNRGYHSSRSDSLHNPKNASFNSGKSTV from the exons ATGGCTGAAACTAATGTTATTGAAGATGATGATAGGTGGTTTGCAGATTTGGCTGACCAGATTGCACTCATGAtgaatatggatgatgaggaggaggagaaacaacAGACAACATCAGAGCCTGAGAGCTTATGTGGTCCTTACAAGATG GGAAGTTCAATTATTGACAATACTTCTCAGCATGGCTGCCATACTCCTCCTCGGGTTCTCTACAATGATTCACATGCCCCAGGCCAGAGAGAACTGGTTGCAGGAGGAATTCAAACTCCAACAGACTTGAGGATTATGCATCAG ATCTTACCTATTGAAGTTATAAATCTGGGTATCTGGAATCAGCAATACTGCAGATATGTTGATGGAAATTTAATTCCTATTGAAATTGCCAACAGAGGAATGATCGTTCAGAGAGAGTGCCTTGGAACAGGAGTCTTCATTCCCCGTTCTTTTCAGAATTTTAAATCCAAATCACAAAAAAACA GAGGATACCATAGCTCTAGGTCAGATAGTCTCCATAACCCTAAAAATGCCAGTTTTAATTCAGGCAAATCAACGGTGTAA
- the LOC131028880 gene encoding uncharacterized protein LOC131028880 isoform X2, translated as MWSLQDGNLERNCKRGSSIIDNTSQHGCHTPPRVLYNDSHAPGQRELVAGGIQTPTDLRIMHQILPIEVINLGIWNQQYCRYVDGNLIPIEIANRGMIVQRECLGTGVFIPRSFQNFKSKSQKNRGYHSSRSDSLHNPKNASFNSGKSTV; from the exons ATGTGGTCCTTACAAGATGGTAATCTGGAAAGAAACTGCAAAAGG GGAAGTTCAATTATTGACAATACTTCTCAGCATGGCTGCCATACTCCTCCTCGGGTTCTCTACAATGATTCACATGCCCCAGGCCAGAGAGAACTGGTTGCAGGAGGAATTCAAACTCCAACAGACTTGAGGATTATGCATCAG ATCTTACCTATTGAAGTTATAAATCTGGGTATCTGGAATCAGCAATACTGCAGATATGTTGATGGAAATTTAATTCCTATTGAAATTGCCAACAGAGGAATGATCGTTCAGAGAGAGTGCCTTGGAACAGGAGTCTTCATTCCCCGTTCTTTTCAGAATTTTAAATCCAAATCACAAAAAAACA GAGGATACCATAGCTCTAGGTCAGATAGTCTCCATAACCCTAAAAATGCCAGTTTTAATTCAGGCAAATCAACGGTGTAA